Proteins from a single region of Chryseobacterium sp. T16E-39:
- a CDS encoding bacteriocin-like protein translates to MKNLRQISKEDLKTIRGAASVCSKGYYWCTPSGGCIPEAQTCCL, encoded by the coding sequence ATGAAAAATCTTAGACAAATCTCAAAAGAAGATTTAAAAACAATCAGAGGTGCCGCTTCGGTATGCTCAAAAGGGTATTACTGGTGTACACCATCAGGAGGCTGTATTCCTGAAGCACAGACCTGTTGTTTATAA